One genomic window of Ctenopharyngodon idella isolate HZGC_01 chromosome 18, HZGC01, whole genome shotgun sequence includes the following:
- the rgma gene encoding repulsive guidance molecule A gives MHSKRERRGALSRAGWMVMGKGAGPSALQVCQFLVLFLCLFPAATLQCKILKCNSEFWASTSSSGPEEEFCTALRAYNNCVRRTARTCRGDLAYHSAQHGIEDLMIQHNCSKEGPTTQPRARTPPPPVQQPPQTDIHVPSDGPEVCHYERSLPRNAAPPNYTHCGFFGDPHLRTFNDDFQTCKVEGAWPLIHNKYLSVQVTNTPVVPGSSATATSKLTIIFKNFQECVDQKMYHAETDELPAAFADGSKNGGDRHGANTLRVVEKVPGQHVEIQARYIGTTIVVRQVGRYLTFAVRMPEEVVNSVEDQDNQDLYLCLHGCPANQRIDFRTFKARAAESHGLGRGRPGSPTQGFTYQSAMAKCKERLPVEDLYFQSCVFDLLSSGDINFTLAAYYAFEDVKMLHSNKDKYHLFEKDTIFNSASDKLGFSFLVLISLVVVQLWTDSCSICL, from the exons ATGCATTCAAAAAG GGAGAGGAGAGGAGCGCTGTCCCGTGCTGGATGGATGGTTATGGGGAAAGGAGCAGGACCATCGGCGCTACAAGTCTGCCAGTTCCTTGTTCTGTTTCTCTGTCTGTTCCCAGCAG CAACTCTGCAGTGTAAGATCCTCAAGTGTAACTCCGAGTTCTGGGCCTCCACCTCCAGCTCTGGCCCAGAAGAGGAGTTCTGCACCGCTCTGCGAGCATACAACAACTGTGTCCGTCGCACCGCCCGTACGTGCCGGGGTGACCTGGCCTACCATTCAGCCCAACATGGTATTGAGGATCTTATGATCCAACACAACTGCTCCAAAGAAGGGCCCACTACCCAGCCTCGTGCCCGCACACCCCCGCCCCCAGTACAGCAACCACCCCAAACGGACATCCACGTTCCCTCTGATGGGCCAGAGGTGTGCCATTATGAGCGGAGTCTACCACGTAACGCTGCACCTCCCAATTACACTCATTGCGGCTTTTTTGGGGACCCACATCTCCGCACATTCAACGATGACTTTCAAACCTGTAAAGTTGAGGGAGCCTGGCCACTGATTCACAATAAGTACCTGTCTGTGCAAGTTACAAACACTCCTGTTGTACCTGGATCTTCTGCTACGGCTACTAGCAAG TTAACAATCATCTTCAAAAACTTTCAAGAATGTGTAGACCAGAAGATGTACCACGCTGAGACTGACGAGCTTCCAGCTGCATTTGCTGATGGTTCAAAGAATGGAGGTGACCGCCATGGGGCCAACACTTTACGTGTGGTAGAGAAGGTGCCCGGACAACATGTGGAGATCCAGGCACGCTATATCGGCACCACTATCGTAGTTCGGCAAGTTGGCCGTTATCTCACCTTTGCGGTGCGGATGCCAGAGGAGGTCGTAAATTCGGTGGAGGACCAGGACAACCAGGATCTTTACCTCTGCCTGCATGGTTGCCCTGCCAACCAGCGAATAGACTTCAGGACATTCAAAGCGCGGGCGGCAGAGAGCCACGGCTTAGGCAGGGGACGGCCAGGCAGTCCTACCCAAGGCTTCACTTATCAGTCAGCCATGGCCAAGTGCAAAGAACGTCTACCGGTGGAGGATTTGTACTTCCAATCCTGTGTTTTTGACCTGCTATCTTCTGGGGACATTAACTTCACCCTGGCAGCCTACTATGCCTTTGAGGATGTTAAAATGCTCCACTCCAACAAAGACAAATACCACCTCTTTGAAAAGGATACAATATTCAACTCTGCCTCAGACAAATTGGGTTTTAGTTTCCTAGTCCTCATCAGCCTTGTTGTCGTACAGTTATGGACTGACTCGTGTTCCATTTGTCTGTAG